The DNA sequence TGAGATGGAGATCGACGTGGCGTACACTATGGCTGAAGCGCAAGCTTTTTTAAGCGATCCGAAAGAGTATTTTATCGCGCTGCTTGATCTAAATTTACCCGACGCTCCAAACGGCGAAATCGTGGACTACGTCATCTCAAAAGGACTGCCTAGTATCGTGCTAACGGGCAGCATGGATGATGCTACTAGAGAGAGCTTCATCCATAAAGACATCGTAGACTACGTCTACAAGGGCAATATGGACGATATAAATTATATATTTAAGATCATAAATCGCCTAAGCAAAAATAGACAATATAAAGTAATGGTTGCCGAGGACTCGGCGCCTTTTAGAAATAATCTTAAAAAAATCCTAACTAGTCTTCAGTTTCAAGTATTTACCGCCGCTCACGGCGAGGAGGCGATGAGTTATTTCGCCGATAACCCCGACATGAAGCTTGTCGTTTGCGACTACAGGATGCCCGTAAAAGACGGCCTTGAGGTGCTAAAAGAGATAAGAGCTGCGGGCGATAAAAATCAAATCGGCGTTTTGATGATGACGAGTCCGAGCGAAAACGTAAACGGCGCGATATTTTTGAAAAATGGAGCGAATGATTTTATCGCTAAACCTTTTGTAAAAGAGGAGCTTATTTGCAGGGTAAATAATCTAATCGAAGCGATGGAAAACATAAATCAAATCGCTGATTTTGCCAATAAAGACTTCCTGACGGGCGTTTATAATAGAAGGTATTTTTACGACGATATGAACGAATACTTAGCCTACGCCGAGGAGCGCGCCGAGCCTTATGCGGTGGCGATGCTAGATATCGATCATTTTAAACAGATAAACGATACTTACGGTCACGACGGCGGCGATAAGGCGTTAAAGACGCTAGCTAAAAAGCTGATCGACGAGACTAAAAAAGGCGATTTGGTAGCGAGATTTGGCGGGGAAGAATTTTGTATCGTACTAAAAAACGTCTCAAACGAAGAGGCGGTTAAATTTTTCGTAAATTTAAGAGCTAGCATCGCAAACTGCAAAGTGCGACTAAAAAAAGAGCAGATAAAATTTACCGTCTCTATCGGAGTGGCCTTTAGCAGGAGCGATTATAGGCTAGATGAGCTTTTAGAGCTTGCCGACGAGGCTCTTTATAGAGCGAAAGAAAACGGGCGAAATAGGGTAGAAATAGCCTGATGATAATAGATACTCACTGTCATTTGGACGATGAAAGCTTCGATAACGATCTAGTAAAAGTTATCGCAAATGCCCGAGAAAACGGTGTCGGCGGGGTGCTGATACCGGGTGCTGATATTAATGATTTACCAAAAGCGGCTAAAATAACCCGCGAATTTGAAAATGTATTTTTTGCCGTCGGAGTTCATCCGTATGATAAGGATGGATTTGATAGGGACGTGCTTTATAAATTTGCAAAAGACGAAAAGTGCGTTGCTGTGGGCGAGTGCGGGCTTGATTACTTCCGCTTGCCCAAAGACGAAAACGAAAAAGAGCTTGAAAAAGCGGAACAAAAGCGCGTATTTAGAGCGCAGCTTGATATGGCGGTAGAGCTAAATTTGCCGGTCATTTTGCATATTAGAGATGCAAACGAAGATAGTTTTAATATCTTAAAAGAGTATGCAAGCAGGCTAGTCGGAGCGGTTATGCACTGCTATAACGCTTCGCCTTTGCTTTTAGAGCTTGCAAAAATGGGCGAATTTTACTTTGGTATCGGCGGGGTTTTGACCTTTAAAAACGCGAAAAATTTGGTTCAAATTTTGCCCCAAATTCCGCGAGATAGGTTGCTGCTTGAGACCGATGCGCCGTATCTGACGCCCGAGCCCTTTAGGGGGCGTAGAAACGAGCCTGCCTTTACGCGCTTT is a window from the Campylobacter massiliensis genome containing:
- a CDS encoding TatD family hydrolase, with protein sequence MIIDTHCHLDDESFDNDLVKVIANARENGVGGVLIPGADINDLPKAAKITREFENVFFAVGVHPYDKDGFDRDVLYKFAKDEKCVAVGECGLDYFRLPKDENEKELEKAEQKRVFRAQLDMAVELNLPVILHIRDANEDSFNILKEYASRLVGAVMHCYNASPLLLELAKMGEFYFGIGGVLTFKNAKNLVQILPQIPRDRLLLETDAPYLTPEPFRGRRNEPAFTRFVAVKMAEILNLKEEEVMEITTKNAKKIFMKFNT
- a CDS encoding GGDEF domain-containing response regulator, yielding MEKNKILIVEDNKALARLIAKKMEDKVEMEIDVAYTMAEAQAFLSDPKEYFIALLDLNLPDAPNGEIVDYVISKGLPSIVLTGSMDDATRESFIHKDIVDYVYKGNMDDINYIFKIINRLSKNRQYKVMVAEDSAPFRNNLKKILTSLQFQVFTAAHGEEAMSYFADNPDMKLVVCDYRMPVKDGLEVLKEIRAAGDKNQIGVLMMTSPSENVNGAIFLKNGANDFIAKPFVKEELICRVNNLIEAMENINQIADFANKDFLTGVYNRRYFYDDMNEYLAYAEERAEPYAVAMLDIDHFKQINDTYGHDGGDKALKTLAKKLIDETKKGDLVARFGGEEFCIVLKNVSNEEAVKFFVNLRASIANCKVRLKKEQIKFTVSIGVAFSRSDYRLDELLELADEALYRAKENGRNRVEIA